The following are encoded together in the Glycine soja cultivar W05 chromosome 5, ASM419377v2, whole genome shotgun sequence genome:
- the LOC114412009 gene encoding cytochrome P450 71A1-like, whose amino-acid sequence MYAYKCCVDLTLPDVVRKRMALLKQWPYEVFSSTFYLSLSFFISVLLLFKLARRTKPETNLKLPPSPPKIPIIGNIHQFGTLPHRSLRDLSLKYGEMMMLQLGQMQTPTLVVSSVDVAMEIIKTYDLAFSDRPHNTAAKILLYGCADVGFASYGDKWRQKRKICVLELLSTKRVQSFRAIREEEVAELVNKLREASSSDASYVNLSEMLMSTSNNIVCKCALGRSFTRDGNNSVKNLAREAMIHLTAFTVRDYFPWLGWIDVLTGKIQKYKATAGAMDALFDTAIAEHLAEKRKGQHSKRKDFVDILLQLQEDSMLSFELTKTDIKALLTDMFVGGTDTTAAALEWAMSELVRNPIIMKKVQEEVRTVVGHKSKVEENDISQMQYLKCVVKETLRLHLPTPLLPPRVTMSNVKLKGFDIPAKTMVYINAWAMQRDPRFWERPEEFLPERFENSQVDFKGQEYFQFIPFGFGRRGCPGMNFGIASIEYVLASLLYWFDWKLPDTLDVDMSEVFGLVVSKKVPLLLKPKTFPF is encoded by the exons ATGTATGCTTATAAATGTTGCGTGGACTTGACACTGCCAGATGTGGTTCGAAAAAGAATGGCTCTACTCAAACAATGGCCTTACGAAGTGTTTTCTTCTACCTTCTatctatctctttctttcttcatcAGTGTCCTGTTACTGTTTAAGCTCGCAAGAAGAACCAAACCAGAAACCAATTtgaaactgcctccatctcccCCCAAAATTCCAATCATCGGCAATATTCATCAGTTTGGAACACTACCACATCGATCTCTTCGAGATCTCTCTCTCAAATATGGTGAAATGATGATGCTGCAGTTGGGGCAGATGCAAACTCCAACCCTAGTGGTGTCATCTGTAGATGTTGCCATGGAAATAATCAAAACTTACGACCTAGCTTTTTCTGACCGACCACACAACACTGCTGCAAAAATCTTACTCTATGGATGCGCGGACGTTGGCTTTGCAAGCTATGGAGACAAGTggagacagaaaagaaaaatatgcgtCCTTGAACTTCTGAGCACGAAAAGGGTGCAATCATTTCGTGCCATCAGGGAAGAGGAAGTTGCGGAGTTGGTGAATAAGCTTCGTGAAGCAAGCTCCAGTGATGCAAGTTACGTGAATCTAAGTGAGATGCTTATGTCAACATCTAATAATATTGTGTGTAAGTGTGCTCTTGGAAGGAGCTTTACAAGAGATGGTAACAACAGTGTGAAAAATTTAGCGAGGGAGGCTATGATTCATCTCACAGCTTTCACAGTGAGAGATTACTTCCCATGGTTGGGTTGGATTGATGTTCTCACTGGAAAAATTCAGAAATACAAGGCCACTGCTGGAGCAATGGATGCTTTGTTTGATACGGCAATTGCAGAACATTTGGCTGAGAAAAGGAAAGGTCAACACTCCAAAAGGAAAGACTTTGTGGATATCCTCCTTCAACTTCAAGAGGATAGCATGCTCAGCTTTGAGCTCACCAAAACTGATATCAAAGCACTTTTAACG gACATGTTTGTGGGAGGTACTGATACAACTGCGGCGGCATTAGAATGGGCCATGTCAGAGCTTGTAAGAAATCCGATCATAATGAAAAAAGTACAAGAAGAAGTGAGGACAGTTGTAGGTCATAAATCAAAAGTGGAAGAGAATGATATTAGTCAAATGCAGTATCTAAAATGTGTAGTCAAAGAAACGCTAAGGTTACATCTGCCTACTCCTCTTTTGCCTCCTAGAGTAACAATGTCTAATGTAAAACTGAAAGGATTTGATATTCCAGCAAAAACAATGGTATATATCAATGCATGGGCAATGCAAAGAGATCCTAGATTTTGGGAACGGCCTGAAGAGTTCCTGCCAGAGAGATTTGAAAATAGTCAAGTTGATTTTAAAGGTCAAGAATACTTTCAGTTTATTCCATTTGGTTTTGGGAGAAGAGGATGTCCTGGGATGAATTTTGGAATTGCTTCTATTGAGTATGTGCTTGCTAGTCTTCTTTATTGGTTTGATTGGAAGTTGCCTGATACACTAGATGTAGATATGAGCGAGGTATTTGGACTTGTTGTCTCAAAGAAAGTACCACTTCTCCTTAAACCAAAAACCTTTCCATTTTAA